One Embleya scabrispora DNA segment encodes these proteins:
- a CDS encoding ABC transporter permease, with amino-acid sequence MNLRDSTSTARRTPLPAALGDFVVRYGIILVGVTLYIAFSATTTGFGTWDNTVSILQIQAVAAIAALGMTLTAIVGDLDLSVGAVTGLSVTVAAEAMIHYELTGPSAIVICLLVGLLVGCVNATLVVFLNIPPLLATLGTMFTIQGLKRWLVDGQTLTTGMKLGDGTVVKGRFTDDFTAIDGDKLFGIPYSVYLFLVIALLLWVFLQRTRHGRVFYAVGGNEEAARLAGTRVKRYKFAAYAISGVLAATAGIILASRLRQGDVTAGDSSLLDAVAMTLVGYAVLGAKKPNALGTFVGAVFIGLILQGLTMRGLPYYTQDLIKGLVLIFALLMSFSLRRGRRRRAAAATPASADPNPGSGPEVPTTAPAIAERTHG; translated from the coding sequence ATGAATCTGCGCGACTCGACATCGACCGCGCGGCGGACCCCACTTCCGGCCGCGCTCGGCGACTTCGTGGTGCGCTACGGGATCATCCTCGTGGGCGTCACGCTCTACATCGCGTTCTCCGCCACCACGACGGGCTTCGGCACCTGGGACAACACGGTGTCGATCCTGCAGATCCAGGCGGTCGCGGCGATCGCCGCGCTCGGGATGACGCTGACCGCCATCGTCGGCGACCTCGACCTGTCGGTCGGCGCGGTCACCGGCCTGTCGGTCACGGTGGCCGCCGAGGCGATGATCCACTACGAACTCACCGGCCCGAGCGCGATCGTGATCTGCCTCCTGGTCGGCCTGCTCGTCGGATGCGTCAATGCCACCCTCGTCGTCTTCCTGAACATCCCGCCGCTGCTCGCCACCCTCGGCACCATGTTCACCATCCAGGGCCTCAAACGCTGGCTCGTCGACGGCCAGACCCTGACCACCGGGATGAAGCTCGGCGACGGCACCGTGGTCAAGGGCAGGTTCACCGACGACTTCACCGCCATCGACGGCGACAAGCTCTTCGGCATCCCCTACTCCGTCTACCTCTTCCTCGTCATCGCCCTGCTGCTGTGGGTCTTCCTGCAACGCACCCGCCACGGGCGGGTGTTCTACGCCGTCGGCGGCAACGAGGAGGCCGCGCGCCTGGCCGGCACCCGGGTCAAGCGCTACAAGTTCGCGGCCTACGCCATCTCCGGCGTACTCGCCGCCACCGCCGGCATCATCCTCGCCTCGCGTCTGCGGCAGGGCGACGTCACCGCGGGCGACTCGTCGCTGCTCGACGCGGTCGCCATGACCCTGGTCGGCTACGCGGTTCTGGGCGCCAAGAAGCCCAACGCGCTCGGCACGTTCGTCGGCGCGGTGTTCATCGGGCTGATCCTCCAGGGCCTCACCATGCGCGGACTGCCCTACTACACGCAGGACTTGATCAAGGGGCTCGTGCTCATCTTCGCCCTGCTGATGTCCTTCTCGCTGCGCCGCGGCCGGCGCCGCCGGGCCGCGGCGGCGACACCCGCCTCCGCCGACCCGAACCCCGGCAGCGGCCCCGAAGTCCCCACCACCGCACCGGCGATCGCGGAGCGCACCCATGGCTGA
- a CDS encoding GntR family transcriptional regulator yields the protein MATQTRRPLADDIVRELKIEIRDGVHPAGARLPTEADLCRRFGVSRATVRTALKELDVLGLIRTQQGAGTFVRTRPAVRDGLERMGSITESIRRSGKEPGHEYGRRTLRQVLPDEAERMGVPSDTEALELRRRVTADGDVVAYSYDVIPRGLLPAAFDPEELSGSLFAYFETELGIHPTLGLAKVHAVSSAHIAWGPDAAKHRLFVLLDQLHYDDDHRLLAYCKTYFVEGSYEFQLVRTA from the coding sequence ATGGCGACCCAGACACGGCGGCCGCTGGCCGACGACATCGTTCGGGAACTCAAGATCGAGATCCGCGACGGCGTCCATCCCGCGGGGGCGCGGTTGCCGACCGAGGCCGATCTGTGCAGGCGGTTCGGGGTCTCGCGGGCCACGGTGCGCACCGCGCTCAAGGAACTCGACGTGCTCGGCCTGATCCGCACGCAGCAGGGCGCGGGCACGTTCGTGCGCACCCGCCCCGCGGTACGCGACGGCCTGGAGCGCATGGGCTCGATCACCGAGTCGATCCGGCGCAGCGGCAAGGAACCCGGGCACGAGTACGGGCGGCGCACGCTCCGCCAGGTGCTGCCCGACGAGGCCGAACGGATGGGTGTTCCGTCCGACACCGAGGCGCTGGAACTGCGCCGCCGGGTGACCGCCGACGGCGACGTGGTCGCCTACTCCTACGACGTGATCCCGCGCGGCCTGCTGCCGGCCGCGTTCGATCCGGAGGAGCTGAGCGGGTCCTTGTTCGCCTATTTCGAAACCGAGTTGGGCATCCATCCGACGCTCGGCCTCGCGAAGGTGCACGCGGTCTCGTCGGCGCACATCGCGTGGGGGCCGGACGCGGCCAAGCACCGACTGTTCGTGCTGCTCGACCAGTTGCACTACGACGACGACCACCGGCTGCTCGCGTACTGCAAGACGTACTTCGTCGAGGGCTCCTACGAGTTCCAGTTGGTACGCACGGCCTGA
- a CDS encoding sugar ABC transporter ATP-binding protein, protein MRPRQDDGHDDGRFDAQDDRRDDRRDERNDRREDGNDRREDRRDRSRDTVLEVRDISKSYGPNRVLRGVGLRIGAGDIYGLMGANGAGKSTLIKILSGAESPDGGEILRDGEVVVFPDPLAAQRSGIGTVHQNPNDGVILDMTVAENLALDRLGDRSSPILFSRRRTEAQAVEVAATLGLRFDRQTLRSPVRDVGVSERQLLVLARALSRKPRLLILDEPTSALSAEESARLFDLVRALAADGMTVLFVTHKLAEIDQLCDRVGVLRDGAMQGEFEPIPGRGFDWTTVLTALFDRTPAESERAELPPGEPVLSLEGVRLREDDPHPLDLELHRGHVTVLLGLLGSGKTELLEWIFGATSIGAGRRTLDGRPFDPGYPGAAIKRGVYLVPESRHEQAIIPGWPIRSQLTLPFAGMFTRGTLMRTGAERRATATMMRDLGVVAAGPDAPIETLSGGNQQKVVIGRWLLGEPRVLLLDEPFRGVDINARHDIGATVRELAATAAVLVATSDVDEALEVGDRIVVLDRGRITADLALGDAGRERLITAMSVRRTPSLPPSEAAPSAAGKESHA, encoded by the coding sequence GTGCGGCCCCGACAGGACGACGGACACGACGACGGGCGTTTCGACGCACAGGACGATCGACGCGACGACCGACGCGACGAGCGAAACGACCGACGCGAGGACGGAAACGACCGACGCGAAGACCGCCGAGACCGCAGCCGGGACACCGTCCTCGAAGTGCGGGACATCTCGAAGAGCTACGGCCCGAACCGGGTGCTGCGCGGGGTCGGCCTCCGTATCGGCGCGGGGGACATCTACGGCCTGATGGGCGCCAACGGCGCGGGCAAGTCCACGCTCATCAAGATCCTTTCGGGCGCGGAGTCCCCGGACGGCGGCGAAATCCTGCGCGACGGCGAGGTGGTGGTCTTCCCCGACCCGCTCGCCGCCCAGCGCAGCGGCATCGGCACCGTGCATCAGAACCCCAACGACGGGGTGATCCTCGACATGACCGTCGCGGAGAACCTCGCCCTGGACCGGCTCGGCGACCGATCCTCGCCCATCCTGTTCAGCCGGCGCCGGACCGAGGCCCAGGCCGTCGAGGTCGCGGCCACCCTGGGCCTGCGCTTCGACCGGCAGACGTTGCGCTCGCCGGTGCGCGACGTGGGCGTCTCCGAGCGGCAACTCCTGGTCCTGGCGCGGGCGTTGTCCCGCAAGCCGAGGCTGCTGATCCTGGACGAACCCACCTCGGCGTTGTCCGCGGAGGAGAGCGCGCGCCTGTTCGACCTGGTGCGCGCGCTCGCCGCGGACGGCATGACCGTCCTGTTCGTCACCCACAAACTCGCCGAGATCGACCAACTGTGCGACCGCGTCGGCGTCCTGCGCGACGGGGCCATGCAGGGCGAGTTCGAGCCCATACCCGGGCGGGGCTTCGACTGGACGACCGTACTGACCGCCCTGTTCGACCGCACCCCCGCCGAGTCCGAGCGCGCCGAACTCCCGCCGGGAGAGCCGGTATTGTCGCTCGAAGGAGTTCGCCTGCGAGAGGACGACCCGCACCCCCTCGACCTCGAACTGCACCGCGGCCATGTCACCGTGCTGCTCGGTCTGCTCGGCAGCGGCAAGACCGAACTGCTCGAATGGATCTTCGGTGCCACGTCGATCGGCGCGGGCCGGCGAACCCTGGACGGTCGCCCCTTCGACCCGGGGTATCCGGGCGCCGCGATCAAACGCGGCGTCTACCTCGTCCCCGAATCCCGCCACGAACAGGCGATCATCCCCGGCTGGCCGATCCGCTCCCAACTCACCCTGCCCTTCGCCGGCATGTTCACCCGGGGCACCCTGATGCGCACCGGCGCCGAACGCCGGGCCACCGCGACGATGATGCGCGACCTCGGCGTGGTGGCCGCCGGACCCGACGCGCCGATCGAGACCCTGTCCGGGGGAAACCAGCAGAAGGTGGTCATCGGCCGCTGGCTGCTCGGCGAACCGCGGGTACTGCTGCTCGACGAACCGTTCCGCGGCGTCGACATCAACGCCCGCCACGACATCGGCGCCACCGTGCGCGAACTCGCCGCGACCGCCGCGGTTTTGGTCGCCACCTCCGACGTGGACGAGGCCCTCGAGGTCGGCGACCGCATCGTGGTGCTCGACCGGGGCCGGATCACCGCCGACCTCGCCCTGGGCGACGCCGGCCGCGAACGCCTCATCACGGCGATGAGCGTACGCCGTACCCCGTCACTCCCGCCCTCGGAGGCAGCGCCGAGCGCGGCCGGAAAGGAAAGCCACGCATGA
- a CDS encoding helix-turn-helix transcriptional regulator, with protein sequence MDNHDEVREFLTSRRGRITPEQAGLPSGGRRRVSGLRRSEVAALADVSVEYYAKLERGNLAGVSPAVLEAVARALRLDDAERAHLLNLAHTATGADALGRPRRRATRSWRPHPSLRWTLDAVTGGLAFVRNGRMDLLAANALGRAFYADIYAGGGHPPNLARFIFLDPAGRRFFPDWDLVADTTVAILRTEAGRDPHDRSLHDLVGELSTRSDDFRTRWGSHNVRRHGTGEKRFHHRVVGDVTLAYQSLDMAAEPGLTLTIYTAEPGSPADEGLRLLASWTTDSTPCGPGADTPPTTPHTGARPQP encoded by the coding sequence GTGGACAACCATGACGAAGTCCGCGAGTTTTTGACCTCGCGGCGCGGCAGGATCACCCCGGAACAGGCCGGACTTCCCTCCGGCGGCCGACGCCGGGTGTCGGGCCTGCGCCGAAGCGAGGTCGCCGCCCTCGCGGACGTCAGCGTCGAGTACTACGCCAAGCTGGAGCGCGGCAACCTCGCCGGCGTCTCACCCGCCGTCCTCGAGGCCGTCGCACGAGCGCTCCGACTGGACGACGCGGAACGTGCGCACCTGCTCAACCTGGCCCACACCGCCACCGGCGCCGACGCCCTCGGCCGGCCCCGGCGCCGCGCGACCCGGTCGTGGCGGCCGCACCCGAGCCTGCGGTGGACCCTGGACGCCGTCACCGGAGGCCTCGCGTTCGTCCGCAACGGCCGCATGGACCTGCTCGCCGCGAACGCGCTCGGCCGCGCCTTCTACGCCGACATCTACGCCGGCGGCGGACACCCGCCCAACCTCGCCCGCTTCATCTTCCTCGACCCCGCCGGGCGCCGCTTCTTTCCCGACTGGGATCTCGTGGCCGACACCACCGTCGCCATCCTGCGCACCGAGGCCGGCCGTGACCCGCACGACCGGAGCCTGCACGACCTGGTCGGCGAACTGTCCACCCGCAGCGACGACTTCCGCACCCGCTGGGGTTCCCACAACGTCCGCCGGCACGGCACCGGCGAAAAACGTTTCCACCACCGCGTCGTCGGCGACGTCACCCTCGCCTACCAGAGCCTCGACATGGCCGCCGAGCCCGGTCTCACCCTCACCATCTACACCGCCGAACCGGGCTCCCCCGCCGACGAAGGCCTTCGCCTCCTCGCCTCCTGGACCACCGACAGCACCCCTTGCGGACCCGGCGCCGACACACCACCGACCACCCCACACACCGGCGCCCGACCACAACCCTGA
- a CDS encoding zinc-dependent alcohol dehydrogenase family protein produces MRGVVMHAPGDVRVEEREEPAIVRPTDAVIRLAATCVCGSDLWPYRGLETVDGPAPMGHEYAGVVEEVGGAVTSVRPGQFVVGSFFASDNTCEICRAGYQSSCVHRESLGALGSQAERLRVPLADGTLVATPGMPDDTLVPSLLAASDVLGTGWFGAVAAQAGPGRTVAVVGDGAVGLMAVLAAKQLGAERIIAMSRHESRQKLAIEYGATDIVTERGDEGVARIRESTDGLGAHSVIEAVGTQESMMQAIGATRPGGHIGCVGVSHDVSLDGRHLFFSHVHLHGGPAPVRQYLPELIDLIWNGRIDPGKVFDLTLPLDRAAEAYRAMDERRAIKALLRV; encoded by the coding sequence ATGCGTGGTGTCGTGATGCATGCCCCCGGCGACGTCCGGGTCGAAGAGCGCGAGGAGCCGGCGATCGTCCGCCCGACCGATGCGGTGATCCGACTGGCGGCTACGTGCGTATGCGGGTCGGACCTGTGGCCGTATCGCGGACTCGAGACCGTCGACGGCCCGGCCCCGATGGGGCACGAGTACGCCGGCGTCGTCGAGGAGGTCGGCGGCGCGGTCACCTCGGTTCGGCCGGGGCAGTTCGTGGTGGGGTCGTTCTTCGCCTCGGACAACACCTGCGAGATCTGCCGCGCGGGCTACCAGTCCTCGTGCGTCCACCGCGAATCGCTCGGCGCGCTCGGCTCCCAGGCGGAGCGGCTGCGCGTGCCGCTGGCGGACGGCACTTTGGTGGCCACCCCCGGCATGCCCGACGACACGCTGGTTCCGAGCCTGCTGGCGGCGTCCGACGTGCTCGGCACCGGCTGGTTCGGCGCGGTCGCCGCGCAGGCCGGGCCGGGCCGGACGGTCGCGGTGGTCGGCGACGGCGCGGTCGGGTTGATGGCGGTGCTCGCCGCGAAGCAACTCGGCGCCGAGCGGATCATCGCGATGAGCCGCCACGAGTCCCGACAGAAGCTCGCCATCGAGTACGGGGCGACCGACATCGTCACCGAACGCGGCGACGAGGGCGTCGCGCGCATCCGGGAGTCGACCGACGGCCTCGGCGCGCACTCCGTGATCGAGGCGGTCGGTACCCAGGAGTCGATGATGCAGGCCATCGGCGCGACGCGGCCGGGAGGACACATCGGCTGCGTCGGGGTCTCCCACGACGTGTCCCTCGACGGTCGGCACCTGTTCTTCTCCCACGTGCACCTGCACGGCGGTCCGGCCCCGGTACGGCAATACCTGCCGGAGCTGATCGACCTGATCTGGAACGGCCGCATCGACCCCGGCAAGGTCTTCGACCTCACGCTGCCCCTCGACCGGGCCGCCGAGGCATACCGCGCCATGGACGAACGCCGCGCCATCAAGGCCCTGCTCCGCGTCTGA
- the mtnA gene encoding S-methyl-5-thioribose-1-phosphate isomerase, translated as MRTIDWIPADDAEREPGRGFIRLVDQTLLPDSLVELDIHDLDVLVDAIQRLAVRGAPALGVAGALGVALAAQSLPADQARQAIAELREARPTAVNLAYGVDTALAALEQGGPLAALDAALRVRDADIAACVAMAERGTDALARLIPDRAALTVLTICNTGALAAVEHGTALGVVAKLHREGRLVRAIACETRPLLQGARLTAWELGRMGAAYDVIVDSAAAITLARGGIDAVLVGADRIAANGDTANKIGTFAVALAAARAGVPFLVVAPETTIDRDTPNGDAIEIEDRGGAEVRLFRGVRVTPPDATALNPAFDVTPADLITAIVTDARVIDVAAGDTPAARPVAAETTE; from the coding sequence ATGCGCACGATCGACTGGATTCCCGCCGACGACGCCGAGCGGGAACCCGGCAGGGGATTCATCAGGCTGGTCGACCAAACCCTGCTGCCCGACAGCCTCGTCGAACTCGACATCCACGACCTCGACGTCCTGGTGGACGCGATCCAACGACTGGCGGTACGCGGAGCCCCCGCGCTCGGCGTGGCCGGCGCCCTGGGCGTCGCGCTCGCCGCGCAGAGCCTGCCGGCCGACCAGGCCCGGCAGGCGATCGCCGAACTGCGCGAGGCCCGGCCCACGGCGGTCAACCTCGCCTACGGCGTGGACACCGCGCTCGCCGCCTTGGAACAGGGCGGCCCGCTCGCCGCCCTGGACGCCGCGCTGCGGGTACGGGACGCGGACATCGCGGCCTGCGTCGCGATGGCCGAACGTGGTACCGACGCGCTGGCGCGGCTGATTCCGGACCGGGCCGCGCTGACCGTACTGACCATTTGCAACACCGGCGCGCTCGCCGCCGTCGAGCACGGCACGGCGCTCGGCGTGGTGGCGAAGCTGCACCGCGAGGGCCGACTCGTGCGCGCCATCGCGTGCGAGACGCGCCCGCTGCTCCAGGGTGCGCGCCTGACCGCGTGGGAACTGGGCCGCATGGGCGCGGCGTACGACGTGATCGTGGACTCGGCCGCGGCGATCACGCTGGCCCGAGGCGGCATCGACGCGGTCCTCGTGGGGGCCGACCGGATCGCCGCCAACGGCGACACCGCGAACAAGATCGGCACGTTCGCGGTGGCCTTGGCCGCGGCCCGGGCCGGGGTGCCGTTCCTCGTGGTCGCTCCCGAGACCACCATCGACCGGGACACCCCGAACGGCGACGCGATCGAGATCGAGGATCGCGGCGGCGCCGAGGTCCGCCTGTTCCGCGGTGTACGGGTGACCCCGCCCGACGCCACCGCCCTCAACCCCGCCTTCGATGTGACACCCGCCGATCTGATCACGGCGATCGTCACCGACGCGCGCGTCATCGACGTCGCCGCGGGCGACACCCCTGCGGCCCGGCCGGTCGCGGCCGAGACCACCGAGTGA
- a CDS encoding sugar ABC transporter substrate-binding protein: MRSKAIRVIGAAAVGMSLLAACSQSTDDNKAEPGASGAAGGAGNCATQRTVDNARKLPEAKPTGLKGDFKVALVRQSGVGDYFEQWGDGATKQIKAAGGSVTVYDARGNNATQVSQLDQAINAKPDVIIVDHGLADSVNPKIDDAIAKGIPVVVYDVAISNCKATYISQDDASIADKILGYMKQDNPSGGKLAYVNVSGIAPLDSRDKVYQQFLKDNPTFTQKARFGKYTESVAADTATEGTAALSAAPDTTLAFAAYDELAKGTLIALRQNGMTNKVKVYGVDVSTADIQLMTEAGSPWRATAATDPANVGAVVARASIAAAGKVDLPQKMTIPATLITQDTLKANGVTNMDTLRKALPELATPDVLGAPWITPIRPGA, translated from the coding sequence ATGAGATCCAAGGCCATTCGCGTGATCGGGGCCGCCGCCGTCGGAATGTCCCTGCTCGCCGCATGCTCCCAGAGCACCGACGACAACAAGGCGGAGCCCGGCGCGTCCGGCGCCGCCGGCGGCGCGGGGAACTGCGCGACGCAGCGCACCGTCGACAACGCGCGCAAACTGCCCGAGGCCAAGCCCACCGGGCTGAAGGGCGACTTCAAGGTGGCGCTCGTCCGCCAATCCGGCGTCGGCGACTACTTCGAGCAGTGGGGCGACGGCGCGACCAAGCAGATCAAGGCCGCCGGTGGCAGCGTCACCGTCTACGACGCGCGCGGCAACAACGCGACCCAGGTCAGCCAACTCGACCAGGCGATCAACGCCAAGCCCGACGTGATCATCGTGGACCACGGCCTCGCCGACTCGGTCAACCCCAAGATCGACGACGCGATCGCCAAGGGGATCCCGGTCGTCGTCTACGACGTGGCGATCTCCAACTGCAAGGCCACCTACATCTCGCAGGACGACGCCTCGATCGCCGACAAGATCCTCGGCTACATGAAGCAGGACAACCCCTCGGGCGGCAAGCTCGCCTACGTCAACGTGTCCGGCATCGCGCCGCTCGACTCCCGCGACAAGGTGTACCAGCAGTTCCTCAAGGACAACCCGACGTTCACCCAGAAGGCGCGCTTCGGCAAGTACACCGAGTCGGTGGCCGCCGACACCGCGACCGAGGGCACCGCGGCGCTGTCCGCCGCCCCGGACACCACGCTCGCGTTCGCGGCCTACGACGAACTGGCCAAGGGCACGCTGATCGCGCTGCGCCAGAACGGCATGACGAACAAGGTGAAGGTCTACGGCGTGGACGTCTCCACCGCCGACATCCAGCTGATGACCGAGGCCGGCAGTCCGTGGCGGGCCACCGCCGCCACCGACCCGGCGAACGTGGGCGCGGTCGTGGCCCGGGCCTCGATCGCGGCGGCCGGGAAGGTCGACCTGCCGCAGAAGATGACCATCCCCGCGACCTTGATCACCCAGGACACGCTCAAGGCGAACGGGGTGACGAACATGGACACGCTGCGCAAGGCGCTGCCCGAACTGGCCACCCCGGACGTGCTCGGGGCGCCGTGGATCACCCCGATCCGGCCGGGCGCCTGA
- a CDS encoding bifunctional aldolase/short-chain dehydrogenase: MRNRWSDADAGDGPLGQCAYGSRLIGGEPTLVLHGGGNTSVKAEIADVTGAPVEVLYVKGSGHDLASIGPEGFAPLRLARLRELLTVTALSDAQMVNELRCALLDAAAPDPSVEALLHAMLPHRAVQHSHADAILTLTNLADGEAVIRDVFGDDVAIVPYVMPGFDLAVRCAEVWRDQAHAGTIGLVLLNHGLFTFGDDTREAYERHLDLITRAERRLAEHADAAPAPARAPARPTSVELALLRREISEAAGRPMIVARHADEDTARFVARADLAEVATRGPATPDHVIRTKRVPLVGRDVAGYADRYREYFERHHRRRGTELKPLDPAPRIVLDPDLGMLTVGGSAKDTDVARDIYRHTMDVITVGERLGGYRPASEEHIFDLEYWDLEQAKLRRAGAPQVFAGEVALVTGAASGIGRACARALAAAGASVVGWDLDAGVTQTLPGAGYLGQVVDVTDRAAVESALRAAVERFGGLDMVVASAGVFKASAPISALDADAWRTSMAVNVDSVAVLFREAHPLLALAPRGGRVVVIASRNVPAPGPGAAAYSASKAAVTQLSRVAALEWAADGIRVNVVHPDAVFDTGLWTDEILAERAADYGMTVEEYKRRNLLRTEVSSATVAQAVTRLCSDDFAATTGAQIPVDGGSERVV, from the coding sequence ATGCGCAATCGATGGTCCGACGCGGACGCCGGCGACGGTCCCCTGGGGCAGTGCGCCTACGGTTCACGGCTGATCGGCGGCGAACCCACACTCGTGCTGCACGGCGGCGGCAACACCTCCGTCAAGGCCGAGATCGCCGATGTCACCGGCGCGCCGGTCGAGGTGCTCTACGTCAAGGGCAGCGGCCACGACCTGGCCTCGATCGGCCCCGAGGGATTCGCCCCGCTGCGCCTGGCCCGACTGCGCGAACTGCTCACCGTCACCGCGCTCAGCGATGCCCAGATGGTCAACGAACTGCGCTGCGCGCTGCTCGACGCCGCCGCCCCCGACCCCTCCGTCGAGGCGCTGCTGCACGCGATGTTGCCGCACCGCGCGGTACAGCACAGCCACGCCGACGCGATCCTGACCCTGACCAACCTCGCCGACGGCGAGGCGGTCATCCGGGACGTGTTCGGCGACGACGTCGCGATCGTCCCGTACGTGATGCCCGGCTTCGACCTCGCCGTGCGCTGCGCCGAGGTGTGGCGCGACCAGGCACACGCCGGGACCATCGGCCTCGTCCTGCTCAACCACGGCCTGTTCACGTTCGGCGACGACACCCGCGAGGCGTACGAACGCCACCTGGACCTGATCACCCGCGCCGAGCGCCGACTGGCCGAACACGCCGACGCCGCGCCCGCGCCGGCCCGCGCGCCGGCCCGCCCGACGAGCGTCGAACTCGCCCTGCTGCGCCGGGAGATCAGCGAGGCCGCGGGCCGGCCGATGATCGTCGCCCGGCACGCCGACGAGGACACGGCCAGGTTCGTCGCACGGGCCGACCTGGCCGAGGTCGCGACCAGGGGCCCGGCAACCCCCGACCACGTCATCCGCACCAAGCGGGTGCCGCTGGTGGGCCGCGACGTGGCCGGCTACGCCGACCGCTACCGGGAGTACTTCGAACGCCATCACCGGCGTCGCGGCACCGAGTTGAAGCCGCTGGACCCGGCACCGAGGATCGTCCTGGACCCCGACCTGGGCATGCTCACGGTCGGCGGCAGCGCGAAGGACACCGACGTCGCCCGCGACATCTACCGGCACACGATGGACGTGATCACCGTCGGCGAACGCCTCGGCGGCTACCGGCCCGCGTCCGAAGAGCACATCTTCGACCTCGAATACTGGGACCTGGAGCAGGCCAAGCTGCGCCGCGCCGGGGCGCCGCAGGTGTTCGCCGGCGAGGTCGCGCTGGTCACCGGGGCCGCGTCGGGCATCGGCCGGGCGTGCGCACGCGCCCTGGCGGCGGCCGGCGCGAGCGTCGTCGGCTGGGACCTCGACGCCGGCGTCACGCAGACCCTCCCCGGGGCCGGATACCTCGGGCAGGTCGTGGACGTCACCGACCGCGCCGCCGTGGAGAGCGCGCTGCGGGCCGCCGTCGAGCGGTTCGGCGGCCTCGACATGGTGGTCGCGAGCGCGGGCGTGTTCAAGGCGAGTGCGCCGATCTCGGCGCTGGACGCGGACGCGTGGCGCACCTCGATGGCGGTCAACGTGGACTCCGTCGCCGTACTGTTCCGCGAGGCCCACCCGCTGCTCGCGCTCGCGCCGCGCGGCGGCCGGGTGGTGGTGATCGCGTCCCGCAACGTGCCCGCGCCCGGACCGGGCGCGGCCGCGTACTCGGCGTCCAAGGCGGCCGTCACGCAGCTTTCCAGAGTGGCCGCGCTGGAATGGGCCGCGGACGGCATCAGGGTCAACGTGGTGCACCCCGACGCGGTCTTCGACACCGGCCTGTGGACCGACGAGATCCTGGCCGAGCGCGCCGCCGACTACGGCATGACGGTCGAGGAGTACAAGCGGCGCAACCTGCTGCGTACCGAGGTGAGCAGCGCCACCGTGGCGCAGGCGGTCACCCGGCTGTGCTCCGACGACTTCGCCGCGACCACGGGCGCGCAGATCCCCGTGGACGGGGGCAGCGAACGGGTCGTGTGA
- a CDS encoding MarR family winged helix-turn-helix transcriptional regulator — MTARHAAAESARKPDSIDRHILRWEREVPGLERELEGAVTRMQMLVRHLQREKEAALARHGLKLWEYEILWRLRSAGGPYRMAPTRLARGLGVHPATLTSRLDRLQAAGLITREHAAEDRRSLLVGLTPRGAETWAAVIDDQRQAEAGLLAPLTGKQLGDLAALLRVVALAVEEDGPPLMPDLD; from the coding sequence GTGACAGCACGGCATGCGGCGGCGGAATCGGCGCGGAAACCAGACTCGATCGACCGGCACATCCTCCGATGGGAGCGTGAAGTCCCGGGCCTGGAACGGGAATTGGAGGGCGCCGTCACCCGCATGCAGATGCTCGTGCGACACCTGCAGCGGGAGAAGGAGGCCGCCCTGGCGCGGCACGGCCTGAAGTTGTGGGAGTACGAGATCCTGTGGCGCCTGCGTTCGGCGGGCGGGCCGTACCGTATGGCGCCCACCCGCCTGGCCCGAGGGCTCGGCGTGCATCCGGCGACCCTGACCAGCCGCCTCGACCGCCTGCAGGCGGCGGGCCTGATCACGCGGGAGCACGCGGCCGAGGATCGCCGCAGTCTTCTCGTCGGCCTGACCCCACGGGGCGCCGAGACGTGGGCGGCGGTGATCGACGACCAGCGGCAGGCCGAGGCCGGCCTGCTGGCGCCCCTGACCGGGAAGCAGTTGGGCGACCTGGCCGCCCTCCTGCGCGTCGTGGCCCTCGCCGTCGAGGAGGACGGCCCGCCCCTCATGCCGGACCTCGACTGA